In the genome of Vicinamibacterales bacterium, the window CGCAAAGCCGGCAAGGCGATCATGAAACACGCCACCGTCGTCGAGTGCTGGGGACTGAAGCCGGGCAAGGAAGCCCGCGGATCGGATCTGCACCAGGCGACGCGGATCGCGGAACAGATGGTGAAGAAGGCGGTCGCCGAGGCGGGGCAGGTGATCGAACCGGCGGCGGCGCGGCTGGTGGCCGAGCGCGCCGGCTTCGACATCGTCCGGCTCCGCGGCGACATCGAGCGGCTGATGCTCTACACGACCGGCAAGCCGGGCATCACGCTGGCGGACGCGCGCGAGATCGTCAGCGCCGAAACGGCGAACGACGACTGGGCGGTGACCAACGCGATTCAGAATGGCAATGCCAGGGAGGCGCTGCGCCAGCTCGCGCTGGCGTTCGACGCCGGCGCGGTGTCGTATCAGGTGCTGGGGCAGCTCGCCTGGTTCGTGCGGGACAAGATGAACGATCCACGGCGGATCCCGGCGGCGGTGGAGGCGCTGTTCCGCACGGACCTCGACCTGAAGAGTTCAGGAGGAGACCCGCGAGTGCTGCTCGAACGCCTGGTGGTGGAGTTGTGCCGTCCGCCGTCGCCTCGCGGCCCGGCCGGACCGTAGCGCCCGCTAGGCCGCGCTGCGCCCGGCGACGCGCTTCGCCAGGCGCGACTTGTAGCGCGCGGCGGCGTTGCGGTGGATGACCCTCTTGCCGGCCATCTTGTCGACGAGCGAAATCGTGCTGCGGAGCGCGTCCTTCACCTTCGCCGGATCCCCCGCGTCGATGGCGGCGCGGATCGAGCGCAGGGCGCCGCGGAGGCGGGCGCGGTACTGGCGGTTCGCCTCCCGCTTGACGAGACTCTGGCGGTGGGCCTTGACGGCGGATTCGTGACTAGCCATAAACGCCTGATTTTAGCACACCTTTCCTCGCCGGCGCCCGTTCGCTAGGACCCGCCGCGCTTCATCCGGCGTAATTCCCGCCGTTCGCGCTTGTCCGGGGCGCCGGCCCCCGGCCGCCGCACGAAGGGAGCCGCCAGCCGCGCCATCCGCCGCAGTTCGACTTCCTCGGGAGTCGGCTTCGGCGTCACGTCCTCGTACATCAGCCGCGCCTGCGCCCTGGGCATGTGCTGCCCGGCCAGGACACGGACGATGACCTTCTGCCGCCGGCCGAACGGCCGGCTGATCTCGATCTCGTCCCCCTCCTTGAGGTCGCGGTGCGGCTTCGCCGCCTGCCCATTGACGTCGACCTTGCCCCCCTCGGCCGCGCGCTTGGCTTCCGAGCGGGTCTTGAAGAGACAGGCCACGTCGAGCCAGACGTCAAGGCGCATAGGGGATTTGGAAATTTGGGAATTTGGGAATTTGGAAATCTTTCCCAATTGTACCGGCTGGCGGACAGCGGTGAGCGAGCGGCCGGCGGGTCGGCGGCTGCCTACTTCTGCGAGTACCGGACGACTTCCCGGCCGTTGACGATCTCCACCCGGCGGACGATCGGCTTCGGTCCGCTCTCGGCCGCCGCGCCGGCGTTGGCGCGGATCTTCGAGACGTAGTTGCGGGTTTCCTTGTAGGGGGGCACGGCGTTGCCGTAGCGTTCCACC includes:
- the holA gene encoding DNA polymerase III subunit delta, translating into MALASQVRQQIARGTADPVYLLLGDDDAEIARLAADISSLVEDELRVFNVERMYAGEKTTTPASIVQACRQIPMMGERRVVVVVRGERLLKPKRRSREDPAEGDEDAEPPSDLDALTEYVQSPSPTTTLVIAAADIDKTRKAGKAIMKHATVVECWGLKPGKEARGSDLHQATRIAEQMVKKAVAEAGQVIEPAAARLVAERAGFDIVRLRGDIERLMLYTTGKPGITLADAREIVSAETANDDWAVTNAIQNGNAREALRQLALAFDAGAVSYQVLGQLAWFVRDKMNDPRRIPAAVEALFRTDLDLKSSGGDPRVLLERLVVELCRPPSPRGPAGP
- the rpsT gene encoding 30S ribosomal protein S20, coding for MASHESAVKAHRQSLVKREANRQYRARLRGALRSIRAAIDAGDPAKVKDALRSTISLVDKMAGKRVIHRNAAARYKSRLAKRVAGRSAA
- a CDS encoding RNA-binding S4 domain-containing protein; the encoded protein is MRLDVWLDVACLFKTRSEAKRAAEGGKVDVNGQAAKPHRDLKEGDEIEISRPFGRRQKVIVRVLAGQHMPRAQARLMYEDVTPKPTPEEVELRRMARLAAPFVRRPGAGAPDKRERRELRRMKRGGS